A region of Novipirellula aureliae DNA encodes the following proteins:
- a CDS encoding stage II sporulation protein M, whose protein sequence is MKVASLLDRRRAQWNELERLCGAMENRGRTDGSGPPEHRGARGIARFSSLYRSACADLALADAYQLPPATVAYLHQLVARAHNQLYRAKKFNPSSWVDVVFREAPQQIFADPCVRVATLIFFGLFSLSMYLGYNETMFPGFASAMVGSEQLDAVEEMYEEPLSGSLDHYVQMAGFYINHNTGIGLKCFAYGILILPCVFILAYNAISLGTIFGYMAREDVTGSDNFFHFVTAHGPFELTAIALSAAAGLRLGIGLFRTGGLTRSDSIRLSAQKAIPIMAASVVLFVLAAFTEGFLSPSPAPYLFKAGWAIMSSGMISFYFVVLGFPSQTRSVGYFSKQTIDWDSDTEGVPDPLATDPLATDPLATGPLATGPTKGVIDAT, encoded by the coding sequence ATGAAAGTTGCTTCCCTTCTCGATAGACGACGTGCCCAGTGGAATGAGCTGGAACGGCTTTGCGGCGCGATGGAAAATCGCGGTCGGACCGACGGGTCGGGACCGCCCGAGCATCGCGGTGCGCGGGGGATTGCCAGATTTTCGAGTCTGTATCGATCGGCGTGTGCTGATTTGGCATTGGCGGATGCCTATCAATTGCCTCCGGCCACCGTTGCCTACCTACACCAATTGGTCGCTCGCGCGCACAACCAACTTTATCGAGCAAAGAAATTCAATCCATCGAGTTGGGTCGATGTCGTCTTTCGAGAAGCACCTCAACAGATTTTTGCGGACCCCTGTGTCCGTGTTGCTACGTTGATCTTCTTTGGGCTGTTCTCCCTATCGATGTATTTGGGGTACAACGAAACGATGTTTCCCGGGTTCGCGTCGGCGATGGTCGGCAGCGAACAATTGGATGCGGTCGAAGAAATGTATGAGGAGCCGTTGTCAGGATCGCTGGATCATTACGTACAAATGGCAGGGTTCTACATCAATCACAATACCGGGATTGGACTAAAGTGTTTCGCCTACGGCATTCTGATTTTGCCGTGTGTTTTCATTTTGGCTTACAATGCGATTTCACTCGGAACGATCTTTGGTTACATGGCTCGCGAAGACGTGACCGGCAGCGACAATTTCTTTCATTTTGTGACTGCTCACGGCCCGTTCGAATTGACCGCCATCGCACTATCGGCTGCCGCTGGCCTGCGTCTTGGCATCGGCTTGTTTCGAACGGGTGGTTTGACTCGTTCCGATTCGATACGTCTGAGTGCGCAGAAGGCGATACCGATCATGGCAGCATCCGTTGTCTTGTTCGTCCTGGCTGCCTTTACGGAAGGATTTTTATCCCCGAGCCCTGCTCCTTATCTTTTCAAAGCGGGATGGGCGATCATGTCGTCGGGGATGATCAGTTTTTACTTTGTGGTGCTGGGCTTCCCATCGCAAACTCGATCGGTCGGTTACTTCTCGAAACAGACGATTGATTGGGATTCCGATACGGAGGGCGTCCCCGACCCACTCGCTACCGACCCGCTCGCCACCGACCCACTCGCTACCGGACCACTCGCTACCGGCCCGACAAAGGGAGTGATCGATGCAACTTGA
- a CDS encoding AAA family ATPase has translation MNPSDTEPTEPTTAQPTPVASTKMVPIQKLFARISTEVGKLFVGQDELVLGTLTALFAGGHVLIESVPGLGKTLFVRALGQTLGCEFGRIQFTADLMPSDITGAPVFDMQKSEFRFRPGPVFTQLLLADEINRSPAKTHAALLEIMQEYRVTVDGTSHRVPRPFLVLATQNPLESEGTYNLPEAQLDRFMFKLRVDYPTSDQEAEILKMHSLQIDLNQRLREEVQKVTTPEQLQKAMRMCGQVLVEDSLVDYINKIVRATRTWPAFHIGASPRAGLALMQAARALAAFSGRDYAVPDDVVEIALPALRHRVQLTAEAEIEGRTADEELESLIRGIEVPRD, from the coding sequence TTGAATCCTTCTGATACCGAGCCAACCGAACCGACAACAGCTCAACCAACACCCGTTGCATCGACAAAGATGGTCCCTATTCAAAAACTGTTTGCCCGCATATCGACGGAAGTGGGCAAACTGTTTGTCGGTCAAGACGAGTTAGTGCTGGGCACGTTAACCGCGCTTTTCGCAGGCGGCCATGTGCTGATCGAATCGGTACCAGGCCTGGGCAAGACACTATTCGTTAGAGCGCTCGGCCAAACGTTGGGATGTGAATTTGGGCGAATCCAATTTACTGCCGACCTGATGCCATCGGACATCACCGGTGCACCAGTATTCGATATGCAAAAGAGTGAATTTCGTTTTCGGCCTGGGCCCGTTTTTACCCAGCTTCTTTTGGCCGATGAAATCAATCGATCGCCCGCGAAAACGCATGCAGCATTGTTGGAAATCATGCAAGAATACCGAGTTACGGTGGATGGAACGAGCCACCGGGTGCCGCGTCCATTCCTGGTCTTGGCGACGCAAAACCCGCTCGAGAGCGAAGGTACTTACAATTTACCGGAAGCACAACTTGACCGGTTTATGTTTAAACTGCGAGTCGATTATCCGACATCCGATCAAGAAGCCGAAATTCTAAAAATGCACAGCCTACAAATCGACTTGAACCAACGACTTCGTGAGGAGGTCCAAAAGGTCACAACACCAGAACAGCTTCAAAAGGCGATGAGGATGTGTGGTCAGGTACTTGTCGAAGACAGCTTGGTGGATTACATCAACAAGATTGTCCGGGCAACACGGACTTGGCCTGCGTTTCATATTGGTGCATCACCGCGAGCGGGGTTAGCATTGATGCAGGCCGCTCGGGCGCTGGCTGCATTTTCAGGCCGCGACTATGCGGTTCCCGACGATGTCGTCGAAATCGCTCTGCCAGCGCTGCGGCACCGCGTACAATTGACAGCGGAAGCAGAAATTGAAGGCCGCACCGCTGACGAAGAGCTCGAGTCGCTCATCCGCGGCATCGAGGTCCCAAGAGATTGA
- a CDS encoding serine/threonine-protein kinase gives MPDGTMQIPDDPEPSDRSRPIGKNETPAQSKKSPQPDGEQYIGNYQLAELIGSGAMGDVYLARHRRFAQREYAIKLIRREISTDAARQRFEREITAMGGLVHPNLVYASDAGVDHDRLYLVMEYVRGQDLQVLIDKHGPFRVGQAIEIVRQICLGIAHAHSHGVVHRDIKPANVILSEEDSVKVLDLGIASLQGAEVARMTSGGDLMGTAAYLAPELWEDASNASPASDVYAIGCTTYCLLTGDPPFAGENYTSITEYMAAHCGADPTPLNQLNSGVSTELSQIILRSLHKLADRRFQDAAEFAEQLQPYCEPLTSAQTPFVSDDRVTRPRVQSIPKSQTSPSPGQTSLTSFITDAIGGINILLTLTMVAIALLCLSMAYFGNQATEAWKFAFGKLGNVDNKSWLGFALDVARIVITVPLVMYALTRYYSREARWTLSPRRWSAGVILVRVTLIVLLGLLSWSVYQTYWLVDHFPTQLSNWAAKHAITEDASAQLASSRWYFGYTIVTHAVLPTLAIAFPILWFLFSDLSKLGQHFSALRIKQAETAFARRMAENLHRFGSELRDESGRILAATFAAIVLLHSNYWQAVFSPNSIRSAFELRLSFLASLGIAASLLVMIALILFVFVCGFEITRRSITRSGNARDEEELSRYGASWLIKTTFLNRLSGVGCLSILLIVAHGFWGDGFWGEGFWGDGSWDKTSDAKNVAIKTTDKILPEPLLTESPSPDEPTWIPPRCQAAPDATLVTIEVFGIPQRLYSKVLLQPNFGEGDGTGDDDPNGNGSTPMIPFVLIPQTDSQSPPSFYMMQTKVPLSLFKRFEKAYPERLNPDALDVRASDERDADPQSPIYHVTGIEAIEFADLVCGGMLPTPEQWDVAFGRGLDLQKLEDSIVAPESYRRSAKQTQESTGQNPWGCLEMGSGGLELTRYDTRWRRIVPHSEPTDSLQLRGWSQFSEEGPLRLKSWEESGLPDNLFFGSRPVNEPSEEVSFRVVLQPR, from the coding sequence TTGCCAGACGGTACGATGCAGATTCCTGATGATCCGGAACCATCGGATCGGTCGCGCCCGATCGGGAAAAACGAAACACCTGCACAGTCGAAAAAGTCGCCCCAACCAGACGGCGAGCAGTACATCGGCAACTATCAACTCGCCGAGCTGATCGGCAGCGGAGCAATGGGCGACGTCTATTTGGCTCGCCATCGCCGGTTTGCTCAACGCGAGTATGCAATCAAGCTGATCCGTCGCGAAATTTCGACCGATGCGGCTCGGCAGCGATTTGAACGTGAAATCACCGCGATGGGCGGACTGGTCCATCCGAATTTGGTTTATGCGTCGGATGCGGGCGTCGATCACGATCGGCTCTATCTCGTGATGGAGTATGTTCGTGGGCAAGATCTGCAGGTGTTAATTGACAAACACGGGCCGTTTCGGGTTGGTCAAGCCATCGAAATCGTCCGCCAAATTTGTCTGGGCATCGCTCACGCTCACAGCCATGGCGTCGTTCATCGAGATATCAAGCCAGCCAATGTGATTTTGAGCGAAGAGGATTCCGTCAAGGTACTCGACCTGGGTATCGCCAGTTTACAAGGTGCCGAGGTCGCTCGCATGACCAGCGGCGGGGATCTGATGGGAACCGCAGCCTACTTGGCCCCCGAATTGTGGGAGGATGCTTCAAACGCTTCGCCTGCATCGGATGTCTATGCGATCGGTTGTACGACGTATTGCCTGCTTACCGGTGATCCTCCTTTCGCGGGCGAAAACTATACATCGATTACCGAGTACATGGCAGCTCACTGTGGCGCTGATCCGACGCCGCTGAATCAGCTCAATAGTGGTGTGTCGACCGAGTTATCGCAAATCATTTTGCGTTCGCTACACAAGCTTGCTGATCGACGATTCCAAGACGCCGCCGAATTTGCCGAACAACTCCAGCCGTACTGTGAACCACTAACGAGTGCGCAGACTCCATTCGTTTCCGATGACAGAGTGACTCGTCCGCGCGTTCAAAGCATACCCAAATCGCAAACATCGCCTTCGCCAGGACAAACCTCGCTGACCTCCTTTATCACCGATGCGATCGGTGGCATCAATATCCTATTGACACTCACCATGGTGGCCATCGCACTCCTCTGTTTAAGCATGGCCTACTTTGGCAACCAAGCAACGGAGGCGTGGAAATTCGCATTCGGAAAACTTGGAAACGTTGATAACAAGTCATGGCTGGGATTCGCTTTGGATGTGGCTCGCATCGTGATCACGGTGCCGCTCGTCATGTATGCTTTGACGAGGTACTACTCACGCGAAGCGAGATGGACGCTGAGCCCGCGTCGATGGTCCGCAGGCGTCATTCTTGTTCGAGTGACATTGATTGTCCTGCTAGGCCTCTTGTCATGGTCGGTTTATCAGACGTATTGGCTCGTGGATCATTTTCCGACCCAGCTTTCGAATTGGGCTGCAAAGCATGCGATCACCGAGGATGCTTCGGCCCAGCTCGCGTCGAGTCGTTGGTACTTTGGCTACACAATCGTGACACACGCGGTGCTGCCTACCTTAGCCATTGCATTTCCAATTCTGTGGTTTTTGTTTAGCGACCTATCAAAATTGGGGCAACATTTTTCAGCGCTGCGAATCAAGCAAGCCGAAACCGCTTTCGCACGTCGAATGGCTGAGAACTTGCATCGCTTTGGCAGCGAACTACGCGACGAATCGGGACGGATTTTGGCTGCCACCTTTGCAGCCATTGTGCTGTTGCATTCCAACTATTGGCAAGCTGTATTCTCTCCCAATTCGATTCGATCAGCATTCGAATTGCGGCTTTCGTTCCTTGCGTCGCTAGGAATCGCCGCATCGCTGTTGGTGATGATCGCTCTGATCTTGTTCGTCTTCGTGTGCGGATTTGAAATAACCCGCCGATCGATTACCCGTAGCGGCAACGCTCGCGATGAAGAAGAATTGTCACGCTATGGAGCTTCGTGGCTCATCAAAACCACGTTTCTCAATCGCCTGAGCGGCGTAGGCTGTTTGTCGATTCTATTGATCGTTGCTCATGGATTTTGGGGCGATGGATTTTGGGGCGAAGGATTTTGGGGCGATGGATCTTGGGACAAGACATCGGATGCAAAAAACGTTGCTATCAAAACCACCGATAAAATTCTCCCCGAACCTTTGCTGACAGAATCGCCTTCCCCCGATGAACCCACTTGGATTCCGCCGCGTTGCCAAGCTGCGCCCGATGCCACGCTGGTGACGATCGAGGTGTTTGGAATACCCCAACGCTTGTATTCGAAAGTTCTTTTGCAACCGAACTTTGGGGAGGGTGACGGCACAGGCGATGACGATCCGAACGGGAACGGATCGACTCCCATGATACCGTTTGTATTGATCCCACAAACCGATAGCCAAAGTCCACCAAGCTTCTACATGATGCAAACGAAAGTGCCGCTATCGCTGTTCAAGCGTTTTGAAAAGGCGTACCCTGAACGGTTGAATCCAGACGCTTTGGACGTTCGAGCGAGCGACGAACGGGATGCTGATCCGCAGTCACCTATCTATCATGTAACCGGCATCGAGGCGATCGAGTTCGCCGATTTAGTGTGCGGTGGCATGTTACCGACTCCTGAGCAATGGGATGTTGCGTTTGGACGAGGCCTTGATTTGCAAAAGTTGGAGGATTCGATTGTTGCACCCGAGTCGTATCGACGGTCGGCGAAACAGACACAGGAATCGACCGGCCAGAATCCGTGGGGGTGTCTGGAGATGGGAAGTGGAGGTCTCGAGTTGACGCGTTACGACACACGTTGGCGTAGAATCGTGCCTCACTCGGAACCTACCGATTCGCTACAACTGCGTGGCTGGTCCCAGTTTAGCGAAGAGGGACCGCTTCGTTTAAAAAGTTGGGAAGAGTCGGGATTGCCCGATAATTTATTTTTCGGATCACGACCTGTCAACGAACCGTCTGAAGAAGTCAGTTTCCGAGTCGTGTTGCAACCTCGTTAA
- a CDS encoding RDD family protein — MSSSSPPATSNEPLDTTIAVVTPENIAFKYQLAGPFRRLPAYLIDVAVRWIVMILFIVVMMFTGSMVDIRFMSPFIVAAGFILNFVVSWFYGTLFETYFNGRTIGKWATGIRVIDVDGRPIDGKRALIRNLLRVADLAPMAAPSTFGADDVPPMLFIPTAMIGLTTILFTRRMQRLGDLAAGTMVIVDERGWQLPVAKVDDPRVPALASFIPGDYRISRSMARTLAIYTERRHFLTPARRREVAKHLTNPLLDRFEFRRDVDPDLLMYALYYQAFLAEPSAELPDMGPLAGYSPLAKDANKPTGFTPTNETTNIDPTTPSTTVAAEPQI, encoded by the coding sequence ATGTCTTCATCGTCGCCTCCTGCAACATCCAACGAGCCACTCGATACGACGATCGCGGTAGTGACGCCTGAAAACATTGCCTTCAAGTACCAATTGGCTGGTCCATTTCGTCGTTTACCAGCCTACTTGATCGATGTTGCCGTTCGTTGGATCGTCATGATCCTGTTTATTGTCGTCATGATGTTCACTGGCTCGATGGTCGACATTCGTTTCATGTCACCGTTCATTGTGGCGGCCGGATTCATCTTGAATTTTGTCGTCAGTTGGTTTTACGGAACGCTGTTTGAGACCTATTTCAATGGCCGAACGATCGGCAAATGGGCCACAGGCATTCGCGTCATCGATGTCGATGGCCGACCGATTGATGGGAAAAGGGCACTGATCCGCAATCTGCTTCGAGTCGCCGACTTAGCTCCGATGGCTGCCCCGAGCACGTTTGGGGCGGATGACGTTCCACCGATGCTGTTCATTCCAACCGCCATGATTGGACTTACGACCATTTTGTTTACGCGGCGAATGCAACGTCTCGGTGACTTAGCCGCGGGGACGATGGTGATCGTCGATGAGCGAGGTTGGCAATTGCCGGTCGCCAAAGTGGACGATCCACGGGTTCCCGCCCTCGCTTCGTTCATTCCCGGTGATTATCGGATTTCTCGCAGTATGGCACGGACATTGGCAATCTATACCGAACGACGGCACTTTTTGACGCCCGCTCGTCGACGCGAAGTCGCCAAGCATTTGACCAATCCATTATTGGATCGCTTCGAATTTCGCCGCGATGTGGACCCCGATCTGTTGATGTACGCTTTATACTATCAAGCGTTCCTTGCCGAGCCATCCGCGGAGTTGCCCGATATGGGGCCTTTGGCCGGCTACAGCCCCTTGGCTAAAGATGCCAATAAACCGACAGGTTTCACTCCCACGAACGAGACAACGAACATCGACCCGACCACCCCCTCCACAACCGTCGCCGCTGAACCGCAAATATGA
- a CDS encoding WD40 repeat domain-containing protein has product MNRSRVILSFISTVWIGLGLGGSEFFFANPLFAQSSPILQLRPDGPLAPIHAFEFSADGKTLYAAGDEKLVQVWARTGNQPFVRSHAKSRRQRIGPGPLGTIHTMSLSHPDRYLVTGGVGTFEQHAGFSENGIMIPPFGWSRQTLDEIGSVTLHDLEKDESVLIKTHPGYVLATQLVSIDDAGTYLVTIGNDQDATDCKVLAKTPLKRSLRVFDVPSGKLRFKWDIPATAIAPQLLAWSMENARSIEGLRIAVSFASGNSGDGIDLFTPGNETPIRIAEPLGLAFDRLGDPDRLCVASNRSLAIYRTSDASLQRRIHLSQLLQPSEYIFSLRTIAGQPGSVAITTRNLAIADSPHRLRLVSLETGNALLQSPIDLGRRQNPQLAVDQRGTILAATADVTEGIQLFDLSRLKKGDPQPLQVLKPEFEPIIDATLVIDKNEKLLQFKLVERPTPQTRGPGFPPGTTSPPGEKPGLRSEESELKTYQLADNALQEVNATNWEDFDVPLAFFRKENTNQYVAKVTVGGNPFGEIHIASSMPPVAKILRSKVLDGKPLAAVGYLQNANEAQSTLSLFDPETGNELRRLSGHHQTITSLRFSEDHQHLTSVSADGMVCVWYLGDLVDLIGKRSAIRSVKWCCDGESIVVSEMDENAASSKLKPSQLKPGDVLLGMVGQDGSLQPYSDPEEFFQAISFLKPGDDVKLRVERNQQQIDVAEELGQATDERKPLFSFISSRRDRVGDLAWLAWTPSGPFQSSGPEIEAKAGWHFNPETPEDSVRFAPFAQYRDQFSGDSLVDELLANNRIPDVWPPFVDISMVARVIDAAGNTVDAEGDLYEVLQQPDQILVSVPGAPANSIRKVTVSLDEHPAVSLSRSEQDAQIWTGKIQGELQPNFYSSLYVTAHSDRLPDGLKRQSWVVSLAASEPVDVDVDAPGIDELRPPEREFTPRKLRLTALNPLAPSDADPETDQQWFELEASVDADEIEPLSKFSGLRNRDAVDLEDVTVNGNRVTARVRLPLGESIVALQMNSGDQVIESPVVQVKVKDPPTIESLTSGINDQNQGSISLLVKSNQGLDKSNIRLRVNGIITTNWDFESAANAEGENEWLVVVDSLPLSVGVNRIDLELRDDENEVCQRKSLSLVAMPLPEQPKIILSLANGATFDSPTISIAANIECADLDQVRCRINDNEIPVELPSSPESKTHLTIIEIPLTLGVNRISVTAEAKSGLTDRVTRMVSRIERPVELVAERFVGSEASAVELQLSERNSFSASAASTTATGTIEGYVRLPSSSDIDKETPKTVRAWVNGFLQSVVKLDVSEDADVLRFQIPVLLSLEENHVFLDLPGLVEDESSLAHVTLDCNNPSKDQTLHLLMVSTRVPWTKRKEFEKQVLNLLRVEDEKMPAFNRVISGAPVYPALTGDICRSDNVRQLIQQCRFELAGTQASNNTVLLFFHGEELRSADGQLCLMTRDARPDRAFTDSNLITSRYLGEQLEGIRCANLIFLDVTEHIESASVATAGDPSQPSLGILRMVRDAKVGNLDSPMLLDQVRRVIPEVGELGQLTRALQSEQLRRTGVVINDSIPMAIERMRINE; this is encoded by the coding sequence ATGAATCGCTCACGAGTAATCTTATCGTTTATCTCTACCGTTTGGATCGGTTTGGGTTTGGGAGGAAGTGAATTTTTCTTCGCGAACCCGCTTTTTGCTCAGTCCTCGCCGATTTTACAGTTGCGACCCGACGGACCGCTCGCGCCGATCCATGCGTTTGAGTTTTCGGCCGACGGAAAGACACTTTATGCAGCCGGGGACGAGAAATTGGTCCAGGTTTGGGCTCGAACCGGCAATCAACCGTTTGTCCGATCGCACGCCAAATCGCGACGCCAGCGAATCGGCCCCGGACCGCTGGGAACGATCCACACCATGTCGCTGAGTCATCCGGATCGCTACCTCGTCACTGGCGGGGTCGGCACCTTCGAGCAACATGCTGGGTTTTCTGAGAATGGCATCATGATTCCGCCTTTTGGTTGGTCACGCCAAACACTGGACGAAATCGGGTCGGTTACGCTCCATGATCTCGAAAAAGACGAATCGGTTTTGATCAAAACGCATCCTGGTTACGTCCTAGCGACTCAGTTGGTGTCGATCGATGATGCGGGCACCTATTTGGTGACGATCGGAAACGACCAAGACGCCACCGATTGCAAGGTTTTGGCGAAGACACCGCTCAAAAGGTCATTGCGAGTTTTTGATGTTCCAAGTGGCAAACTTCGATTCAAGTGGGACATTCCTGCGACAGCAATCGCCCCCCAGCTTTTGGCTTGGTCGATGGAGAACGCTCGGAGCATCGAAGGGCTCCGCATCGCCGTCAGTTTCGCGAGCGGGAACTCAGGCGATGGGATCGATTTGTTCACTCCCGGTAACGAAACGCCGATACGTATTGCCGAACCGCTTGGCTTGGCTTTTGACCGTTTGGGTGATCCCGATCGGCTTTGCGTCGCATCGAATCGGTCGCTCGCCATCTATCGCACGTCGGATGCATCGCTCCAGCGCCGCATCCATTTGAGTCAACTGCTTCAGCCATCCGAATACATTTTTTCCCTTCGCACGATTGCTGGCCAACCTGGAAGCGTTGCAATAACCACCCGTAATTTGGCCATTGCGGATTCGCCGCATCGTTTGAGGTTGGTGTCACTAGAAACGGGCAACGCTCTCCTGCAGAGTCCGATCGATCTTGGCCGAAGACAAAACCCGCAATTAGCCGTCGATCAACGTGGAACCATCCTGGCAGCCACCGCCGACGTCACCGAGGGCATCCAGCTTTTTGATTTATCGCGGTTAAAAAAAGGTGATCCTCAACCACTGCAAGTCCTGAAACCCGAGTTCGAACCGATCATCGACGCGACTTTGGTGATCGATAAAAATGAAAAGTTGTTGCAGTTTAAACTCGTAGAGCGGCCAACGCCGCAAACACGTGGCCCAGGCTTCCCGCCTGGGACCACATCGCCCCCCGGCGAGAAGCCTGGGCTACGTTCAGAAGAAAGTGAGTTGAAAACCTACCAGTTAGCGGATAACGCGTTGCAGGAAGTCAATGCCACGAATTGGGAAGATTTTGACGTACCACTAGCATTTTTCAGAAAAGAGAACACGAACCAATACGTGGCAAAAGTGACGGTGGGCGGCAATCCGTTTGGCGAAATCCATATTGCCTCCTCCATGCCACCGGTTGCCAAAATCTTGCGTAGCAAAGTACTCGATGGAAAACCGTTGGCGGCAGTCGGTTATCTGCAAAACGCCAATGAAGCCCAATCGACACTGTCGTTGTTCGATCCCGAAACCGGCAACGAACTTCGGCGGCTGAGCGGACATCATCAAACGATTACATCGCTGCGGTTCTCCGAAGATCATCAACATCTTACCAGTGTTTCTGCGGATGGAATGGTCTGCGTTTGGTACCTTGGGGATCTTGTCGATCTGATCGGAAAACGGTCTGCGATTCGCTCGGTCAAATGGTGTTGTGATGGCGAGTCGATCGTTGTCAGTGAGATGGATGAAAATGCGGCATCAAGTAAACTCAAGCCGAGCCAACTCAAACCGGGTGACGTTTTACTCGGCATGGTTGGTCAAGACGGATCGCTTCAACCGTATTCCGATCCAGAAGAGTTTTTTCAGGCGATTTCCTTCCTGAAACCTGGCGATGACGTGAAACTTCGAGTCGAACGGAATCAGCAACAAATCGATGTCGCGGAGGAATTGGGCCAAGCGACAGACGAACGCAAACCGCTGTTTTCGTTTATCAGTAGTCGCCGTGATCGTGTGGGCGACCTCGCCTGGTTGGCTTGGACGCCGTCGGGGCCATTCCAGTCGAGTGGTCCAGAGATTGAAGCGAAAGCGGGGTGGCACTTCAACCCCGAAACACCCGAAGATTCGGTCCGGTTTGCGCCCTTTGCCCAATACCGTGACCAGTTCTCGGGAGATTCTTTGGTCGACGAACTGCTCGCCAATAATCGTATACCCGATGTCTGGCCGCCCTTTGTCGATATTTCGATGGTCGCTCGTGTGATCGATGCCGCTGGCAATACGGTGGATGCCGAAGGCGACCTGTACGAAGTCCTCCAACAACCAGACCAAATTTTGGTTTCCGTTCCCGGTGCCCCGGCCAACTCTATCCGCAAAGTGACCGTATCTCTCGACGAACATCCCGCGGTCTCGCTATCTCGGTCGGAGCAGGACGCGCAGATTTGGACCGGCAAAATTCAGGGCGAATTACAACCTAATTTCTACTCTTCCCTCTATGTGACCGCACATAGTGATCGGCTGCCTGATGGATTGAAACGGCAATCTTGGGTTGTCTCGTTGGCCGCATCGGAGCCCGTGGACGTCGACGTCGACGCACCTGGAATCGATGAACTGCGGCCTCCCGAACGAGAGTTTACGCCACGAAAACTGCGTTTAACGGCACTCAATCCGTTAGCTCCGTCGGACGCAGATCCAGAAACGGATCAGCAATGGTTCGAACTTGAAGCGAGTGTCGATGCCGATGAAATCGAACCGCTTAGCAAGTTTTCGGGCTTGCGGAATCGAGACGCCGTTGATCTTGAGGATGTCACCGTCAATGGCAACCGTGTCACCGCTCGAGTTCGTTTGCCGCTCGGTGAAAGTATCGTTGCTCTTCAAATGAACTCGGGTGATCAAGTGATCGAGTCGCCCGTCGTTCAAGTCAAGGTCAAGGATCCACCGACCATCGAGTCGCTGACCAGTGGTATCAATGATCAGAATCAGGGTTCGATTTCCTTGCTTGTAAAGTCGAACCAAGGCCTAGACAAATCGAACATTCGGCTGCGCGTCAACGGCATCATTACGACGAACTGGGACTTCGAGTCAGCTGCAAATGCGGAAGGTGAGAACGAATGGTTGGTCGTTGTCGATTCGCTTCCTCTTTCGGTTGGCGTCAATCGAATTGATCTCGAGCTTCGAGATGATGAGAATGAAGTCTGCCAGCGAAAGAGTCTCTCGCTGGTCGCGATGCCGCTACCGGAACAACCAAAGATTATCTTAAGTCTAGCGAATGGTGCCACGTTTGATTCGCCCACGATTTCGATTGCTGCAAACATCGAGTGCGCGGATCTCGATCAGGTCCGTTGCAGGATCAACGATAATGAAATACCTGTCGAATTGCCTTCTTCGCCAGAGTCAAAAACACATTTGACCATCATTGAGATTCCATTGACGCTTGGTGTCAACCGTATCTCCGTAACGGCAGAAGCCAAATCGGGGCTGACCGATCGGGTGACGCGGATGGTTTCTCGGATTGAGCGACCGGTAGAATTGGTCGCCGAGCGTTTTGTTGGATCGGAAGCGTCAGCAGTTGAACTGCAATTGTCGGAGCGAAATTCGTTTTCAGCATCGGCGGCGTCGACAACGGCGACCGGAACGATCGAAGGCTACGTGCGTTTGCCCTCCTCATCCGACATCGACAAGGAAACTCCGAAGACCGTTCGTGCTTGGGTGAATGGGTTTCTACAATCGGTCGTAAAGCTTGATGTGAGTGAAGACGCTGACGTGCTTCGCTTTCAAATTCCAGTGCTTTTATCGCTCGAAGAGAACCACGTGTTTCTTGATTTACCCGGTCTCGTCGAGGATGAAAGCTCTTTGGCACATGTCACGCTCGACTGCAATAATCCGTCAAAGGATCAAACCTTGCATCTATTGATGGTGAGTACCCGAGTCCCATGGACGAAGCGGAAGGAGTTTGAAAAACAGGTGCTCAATTTACTTCGTGTGGAAGATGAGAAGATGCCTGCATTCAACCGAGTCATTAGTGGTGCACCGGTTTATCCAGCATTGACGGGCGACATTTGCCGATCGGACAACGTTCGTCAACTCATTCAGCAATGTCGGTTCGAACTAGCCGGGACGCAGGCATCGAACAATACCGTGCTGCTGTTTTTTCACGGAGAGGAACTCCGCTCCGCAGACGGGCAATTGTGCTTGATGACCCGTGATGCTCGGCCCGATCGTGCTTTCACCGACTCGAACTTAATCACAAGTCGCTACCTCGGTGAGCAACTCGAAGGAATCCGCTGTGCCAATTTAATTTTTCTTGACGTCACAGAGCATATCGAGTCGGCATCCGTTGCAACCGCCGGCGATCCATCGCAGCCAAGTTTGGGGATTTTGCGAATGGTTCGCGATGCCAAAGTCGGTAATTTGGATTCGCCAATGCTACTCGATCAAGTTCGCCGGGTGATACCTGAAGTCGGTGAATTGGGGCAACTCACACGTGCACTTCAATCCGAGCAGCTTCGCCGGACGGGCGTCGTCATCAACGACAGTATCCCGATGGCAATCGAACGCATGCGGATTAACGAGTAA